From one Lotus japonicus ecotype B-129 chromosome 3, LjGifu_v1.2 genomic stretch:
- the LOC130742883 gene encoding NAD(P)H dehydrogenase (quinone) FQR1-like translates to MAVKVYIVYYSMYGHVEKLAEEIRKGAASIKDVEAKLWQVPETLSDEVLGKMMAPPKTDVPIITPNELPEADGFVFGFPTRFGMMAAQFKAFFDSTGGLWKKQELAGKPAGIFYSTGSQGGGQETTALTAITQLVHHGMLFAPIGYTFNRMFEMEEVKGGSPYGAGTYAGDGSRQPTELELKQAFHQGKYIAFITKKLKQAPA, encoded by the exons GTACTACTCCATGTATGGGCATGTGGAAAAACTAGCAGAAGAAATAAGGAAAGGGGCTGCTTCTATAAAAGATGTTGAGGCGAAACTATGGCAG GTACCTGAGACACTGTCAGATGAGGTGCTTGGTAAGATGATGGCACCACCCAAGACTGATGTGCCGATCATTACCCCCAATGAACTCCCTGAGGCTGATGGCTTTGTTTTTGGCTTCCCGACAAGATTTGGAATGATGGCTGCTCAGTTTAAAGCTTTTTTTGATTCGACCGGAGGTTTATGGAAAAAACAAGAGCTTGCAGGCAAGCCTGCTGGAATCTTCTACAGCACTGGTTCTCAAGGAGGTGGACAAGAGACTACAGC GCTTACTGCTATCACTCAGCTGGTTCATCATGGAATGCTATTTGCTCCAATCGGTTACACATTCAATCGCATGTTCGAGATGGAGGAAGTGAAAGGTGGAAGTCCATATGGTGCTGGAACTTATGCTGGTGATGGCTCCAGACAGCCAACTGAGCTTGAGTTGAAGCAAGCATTCCACCAAGGGAAGTACATTGCCTTCATCACAAAGAAGCTCAAGCAAGCTCCTGCATGA